In Methylobacterium sp. WL1, the sequence GCGCGATGGCTTTGCAACGCTCGATCGCGGCGATCAAGGCGTCCACCGATTGTTCGTGGAAGAAGGTCCCGGTCACTCCCTCCTGAACGGTCTCCGTCGCGCCGCCCTTCCCGTACGCGATCACCGGCCGCCCGCTCGCCATGGCCTCCACAGGGACGATCCCGAAATCCTCCTCACCGGGGAAGATCAGGGCTTGGCACCGGGCATAATGATGCTTCAGCACGGCGAAGGGTTGCGGCCCGAGCATCGTGACGTGCGGGCCGGCCAGGCTTCGCAACTCGCGCAGCATCTCGCCGCCGCCGATCACCACGAGGGGCTTCTGCAAGCGGTTGAACGCTTCGATGGCCAGTTCCGGGCGCTTGTAGCGGACCAGCTCGCCGACCATCAGGTGGTAGTCGCCGCGTTCCTGCTCGGGAACGGGACCGAACGCTTCGGTGTCGACCGGGGGATAGATGACGGTGGCGCTGCGCCGGTAATAGGTCTCGATCCGGCGCGCCACGGTCGCCGAGTTCGCCACGAACTCGTGGACTCGGCTCGCCGAGATCGCGTCCCAGTTCCGGATGTAATGCGCGGCCGGCGGCATCAGCAGGCGATTCAGGAACCCCGTCCGCTCGCGGTAATCGTGGAACATGTTCCAGACGTAGCGCATCGGCGAATGGCAGTAGCAGATATGGGTCGCGTTCGAGGGCGGGATGATGCCCTTGGCCGGTCCGGACTCGCTGCTGATCACGAGGTCGTACCCGCGCAGGTCGAGCTGCTCGAGGGCCATCGGCATCAGCGGCAGATAGGATTTATAGCGCGTCGCGGAGAACGGGAGCCGGCCGATGAACGAGGTCTGGATGCGGTGGGCTTTGATGACGGGCGAGATCGAATCCGGCGCATAGGCGTGGGTGAAGATATCGGCCTGGGGATACATCTTGCACAGGGCTTCGACGACTTTCTCACCGCCTCGCATGCCCACGAGCCAATAATGTACGATTGCAACTCTCATTCACGCATCCTCTGTCAGGATTCATATCTTGAGTCCTGTATTACCACGCTTTAGCGTCGATTAGATCCGATTGCGCGTACTGAGTTTGTCCTCCCAGGCCAGCGCCTGGGCCACGATGGCGTCGAGGTCGTCGTGGCGGGGCTGCCAGCCGAGCCGCGACCTGATCCGGCCCGCCTCGGCCACGATCCGGGCCGGGTCGCCGGGCCGGCGCGGGCACAGCCGCACATCGAAGTCCTGCCCCGAGATCCGCTTGACCACCTCGATCACTTCCAGCACCGAGTAGCCCCGCCCGTAGCCGCAATTCAGCGTCAGGCTCTCGCCACCCCCGCGCAGGTGATCCAGCGCCACCCGGTGCGCCTCCGCCAGATCCGAGACCTGGATGTAGTCGCGCAGGCACGAGCCGTCGGGGGTCGGGTAGTCCGTGCCGTAGACGTCGAGCCGCGCCCGCCGTCCGAGCGCCGCCTGGGTCGCGACCTTGATCAGGTGCGTGGCGTCCGGGGTCGATTGCCCGGAACGCCCGGCCGGGTCGGCGCCCGCGACGTTGAAGTAGCGCAGCACCACGTAGGTGAAGCCGTGCGCGGCCGCCGCGTCGGCAATCATCCATTCGCTCATCAGCTTGGAGCGGCCGTACGGGTTGATCGGGTTGAGCGGCAGATCCTCGGGCACCGGCACCACCTCGGGCTCGCCGTAGACGGCCGCGGTGGAGGAGAAGATCACGTGGCGCACGCCCGCGCGGGTGGCCGCCTCGATCAGGGCGCGGGTCTTGACGGTGTTGGCCAAGTAGTAGCCCAGCGGGTCGGCGACCGAGTCCGGCACGACGATCCGGGCCGCGAAGTGGGCAAGCGCGTCGATCCGGTGCTGCAGGATGGTCTGGGTCACCAGCGCCTGGTCGGCAACGTCGCCGACCACGAGCTTGACGCCCTCGGGCACGGCCCAGTCGAACCCGGTGGAGAGGTCGTCCAGCACCACGATCTCCTCGTGGCCGGCATCCAGCAAAGCCAGAACCATGTGGCTGCCGATATACCCGGCCCCGCCCGTCACCAGAACCGCCATGTCGTCCGCTCCCTTACGAATTCACGCTCATCTGTCCGACCGCCTATACAAAGCAATGACGCGGCCCGACCATCGGCATTTCTGTAGGTGGAGGGCGATGACGCCAGAAACATGCCCCCCCTGCCCATGATCCCCGCGCGGATCTGCCCGGCTCCCCGCCGCTCGCATCCGAACGACCAGCGCCTGACCGCCGTCGCGTGGATCGGACGCCGTGACGTGGACGCATGTCGAGGCGAAGCCAGCAACTCGCATGAGACGCAGGTTTCGGCGTCGCTGTCGGGCTCCCGCTCCGGCTATCGGCGTGCGTAGTTTTCACCATCGCGACCGTTGTGCCGGTCCCTTGGCGCCCTCGATAGCCCCCGCAAGCTGAACGTCCGCCGAGGCGGAGGTCTGGGGCGCCGTGAGGCGGTGGACGGGGCTGGCGATATCGACCTTGCGTGCGTCGCACCAAAGGAACGGCGCTCTCACGCCGGTCGTCCCTAGACCGACACTATACGGACTCACGCCGACACTGGATGGATGACAGCATCGTCCTCTCTCCCGTTGCGCCAATGCCGGGGCTAATCCGCACGGCTACATTGCATAGTCGGATAATATGAACACAAGTTAGACTGTGATTTGCCGTATAGCCGAGCTTGTAACAGGGTCAATAATTTGTTAGAAATGGCTATTAACAGCCCATTAACTATCCCGTCGCCATCTCGATCCAGAAAGCGAATCCATGCTGCGCGAGGCCGGCTCCCAAGTTTCACACCTCGCCTCTGCGCCGCACCATAGGGTTGAGATGTCGAACGTGGCCGATCAGATTGCCGGTCAGGTGAGCGAGGCGGCGGAGGCGGTGGCTGAGGCCGTTCTGCCGGAGACGCCGTTCGTGGCGCGTGGGCTTCGGCTGGATTGGGCGGCCAAGCGCGGGCTCGACATCGGGGTGGCGGCGACCGCGCTGTTCCTGCTGCTGCCGCTGATGCTGCTGATCGCCGTGCTGGTCTGGGCCGGCGACCGCAAGGCGCCGATCTTCCGGCACATGCGGCTCGGCCGGGACGGGCGCAGCTTCGGCTGCCTGAAGTTCCGCTCGATGGTCACGGACGGCGAGGGCGTGCTGGCCGCGCACTTGGCCGCCAGCCCGAGCGCCCGGGCCGAGTGGGCCGCCACGCACAAGCTCTCCGACGATCCGCGCATCACCGCCATCGGCCAGGTGCTGCGCAAGAGCTCGCTCGACGAGCTGCCGCAGCTGTGGAACGTGCTGCGCGGCGAGATGAGCCTGGTCGGCCCGCGCCCGATCGTGCAGGCCGAGGTCGCCCGCTACGGCCGGGCGTTCTCGACCTGCTTTGCCGTGCCGCCGGGCGTCACCGGGCTGTGGCAGGTCTCGGGCCGGTCCGACACCAGCTACGCCGAGCGCGTGGCGCTCGACCTGGACTACGCCAGCCGCTGGAGCCTGCGCCGGGACATCGCGATCATGCTGCGCACCGTCCCGGCCGTGCTCGCCCAGCGCGGCAGCAAGTAGCGCAGGCGTGTCCTGGCGTGCGCATCCCGGACCCGGGGTGATGCGGCGGGCCGGTCATGAAGGGCCTTCTGCTGAACGCGCTGCTCGGGGTCGGTCTCGGGCGGTTCGGCTCGGTCTGGGGCCTTCCGGTGTTCCTGCCGGTGGTGGCGGCCGAGCTGGCCTACGGGTTCCATATCCACCACCTGAGCGCGGGCGGCAGCCTGCGGCGGGGCGCGGCGCTGCTGGTCTGCGGCCAGCTCGGCTTCCTGCTCGGCGCCCTGCTGCGGCCGCTGCCGGGCGAGCGGTGAGCGCGGCCCGGCGCCTCCGTTTGGTCAACCGATTGCGAACCGCAGGGGCCGCGCCCGTGTCCGCGGCGGAGGGGGTTCAGTCTTGGACGAGAACGATCCGCACTGGGACGCCGACCCGCTCTGGTACGACCGGGCCGAGCCGGAGGCGCTGCCGGGCCGGCTGCTGAACGGGCTGGCGTATCTGGTCCTGCTGCTGCTGGCCGGGATGGCGGGCGTGGTGCGGCTGTACCGGCTCCCGGACGCGCTGTGGTGCCGGGCCGCCGCCTGGCACGCACGCCGCACCGCCGGACCACGACGATCCTGAGATCGAAGCGACGCGTTCCTGCCGATGCCCGATGGGCCTTCGACGTCGCGTCCCAGCCACCCAGGCCATCACCGCCGGGCGCAGATGGCCCGGGCCTTCAGGGCGGTCGGCGCGGCGCCCATCGCGAAGCAGTAGACGCTGCCCTCGTCCATGGCGGGGCGCTCTCCGCCGCTGCAGGTGCCGTTCACGGCAAACTCGTCGGCCGTACAACTTGCGACGCAGCGCCCACCGGCCGTGCATTCCTCGACCTGGACCCGCAGGGCCGCCGCCGCGACAGCCGCCTTGCCCTCGGGCCCGGCCGGCCCGGCCGGGCCGCGTTCGCCCTTCTCGCCCGCCGGACCTCGCGCGCCGGCCTGCCCCAAGGGCCCGGGCGGACCGGCGGCACCGGCAGGCCCCCGGATCGCCCTTCACGCCGCGCTCGCCCTTGGGTCCCTCCGGTCCCTGCTGGCCGGCCGCGCCCTGGGGCCCCGCGGGCCGACCTCGCCCTTGGGGGTGTTCGCGGCCAGCATGATCGGAGCGGGATGGGCCGGCATCGCCGCGACCGGCTTCGCGGCGGCCGGCCGGGCGCAGTATCCGACGACAGCCTGCCGGCTGAGCGTTTCGGATTTCAGCGTCACCACGCAGGTTTCAGGGTGATAGGGGATCCTGAACGCGAAGCGCCCGTCCTGATCTGCGCGGGTGTCGAACTTGTCGTCCAGGACGACGCTGGCGGCGCGGGGTGGTGCCAGCGTACCGAAGACCCTGAGATCGCCGTTCGAGATCATCGCCATGTCCACGGCGATGTCTCCGGCAGCCTGCGCGGCCGATGACAGGGTGCAGCACGCGAAGACCAGAACCCAGCGCCGAGCCATCTCGAAGACTCCCAACCGTCCCGGACTGAGGTGTAGCCGCGGGGCGATCGGATTTTTCACGGGGCGGCGTACATATTTCGATGCCGCGCGCCCGGCGTGGACCTCTCCTTAAGGCGCAGGATCCGGACTTTCCCCACGGGCCGACGGATCCGGACTCCGGCAGAACCGTCACGGTCGATGCGACTGGCGATCCGACCGGTGAGGCGGGCTGCGCGCGGTCCCGAACCGGCCGGTCTATATCTCAACCGCCGAGGAGATTGAGGTATCGCGCCGCGGCATAGGTGGCCACCAGAACGATCACGAGACCGGCGACTCCGAAGATGCGGCCGAGCCAACGGTCGAAGACGAGGGCGTCGCTGTCGGCCTGGCGCACGGCACACGCGACGCAATAGGTCCTGCCCGGATCGGTCGTCTGGCCGCAGGAACGACAGAGGGTAGGCGTCGGCGGCATCGATCTCTCGTTCGGCGAAGCGGCTGCGCCTTGTCCGATGTCGCCGTGTCGAAATCTAGGTGGAGGAGCATCCCGGGTCAGGAACGCGGCCGCCGCCTGCGAGAGGGCGATGGGTGCCGCCGGGGTGACCGTCGGTCGCAACCGGTTTGCGCCGCCCCATCCTTAGCCACGGGCCGAACGCGTGATCCGATCCGGCGATGCCTCAGGCCGTCTTCTTTCGGCCGCGGGTCTTCGGCTCGTCGGCTGCGGCATTCGGGCGCCCCAGGCCGATCGCCTTCGCCAGGAGGGATCGTCGCTCTGCGTAATCCGGTGCGACCAGCGGGTAATCCCGGGGCAATCCCCATTTCTCCCGGTATTGCTCCGGTGTCAGGCCGCGCCCGGTGAGATGGCGTTTCAAGGTCTTGTACGGCTTGCCGTCCTCGAAGCTGATCAGGGCGTCGCGGCCGACCGAGCGTCGGATCTCGGCGGCGGACGGCTTTTCCACGGGCGACGCCACGACCGCCGAGGTCTCGCCCTCGGCCGCCACCTGCACGGCCGCATGGACGCTCGCCAGCAATGTGGGCAGATCCGCAGCCTGCACATGATTATTCGATACATAGGCGGCCACGATATCGGCCGCCAAGTGTCTGAAATCGAGGTGCTGCGTATCGCGATCGTCGTTCATCACTGGCTCCTGGTGGCATAACCGTCGTTACACCTGTGCCGAACTACGAGCGGCGTGATGATCCGTTCCGATCTCAGGGTTTCAGGTTCAGTGAACGTTAACAATATCTCTCCCGACAGCCGAAGACCGTAAAATTTGTTAATATTTCTGCTCGATATGAGCGAAATCAGCACGGGGCCCGAAGATACAAATGATTCGCCCATCGAGAGGTGTCGATAGAGCCCCGATGAAAGTGAAAGGCATTCCCCGAGCCCGGCGGATGGCTATGGGCGCATCGCGTTGCAAGCTCTGATTGCGGATCGTGCCGGGCAGTCGCTTGTCCAGTTTCACCGTTGCCTATCGGAGATCATGAAAACGGGGGGGGAACCCAGTTCTTCATGAGCGCGCGCTTTCGCCTTCATGGCGCACGTAGCCGTACGCCGTGAGATCACAGGGCTGTTCTTCACCAACGCCCCCTGATTACCCGGGTATCCGCCACGGGAAATAAAATCGTTTCTGCGCCACTGTGTAGATTTACCGATCTGTCTCAAATGCGATACGAGTGACCAACGGGAATGATGTGTCTTGAGAAATATCCGGCTTGCGGCATCTGACAATGTTCTGACTGCGTAGTTCCGCTGCAGTCCGATCTGGCTGTTTCGGCATTCAGATGACGAGAGACGCGTTTCCGGTCGAGGTTTGGGGTAGGGCATGATTGAGCAGACAGCCTCGACGATCGAACACCCGGATTCGGCCGAGACTTTCGAGGCTGTTGTTCTCGGTGCCGGAATCAGCGGACTGGTTTCCGCAGCGGTCCTGCACGAGCAAGGTTACCGGCGCGTGCTCGTCATCGATGAGTTCGACAGATACGGCGGCAATCATATCGATTGCGCCATCGGTCCCTATACATTTGATATTGGCAGTTTCATATTCCAGGACGACTCGCCGTTGCTGGCGCACTTCCCGGAGATGCTGCCGCTCTATGTCCCCATCGATCCGACATGGGGAAAGCTGACGCCGCAAGGCGCCGTTGCGGGCTATCCGTTGTCGATCAAGGACGACATCCTGCGTTCGGGCTTGTGGGGCTGCGCGAGGATCGGCCTGTCCGTCCTGTATTCACGGATCTCTCGGCCCAAGATCGGCAACGCCCGTGATTTCGCCCGGTACTGGATCGGGAACTACTTGCTGCAGCGCTCGGGTCTGGAAAGCTACATGACGCGCTTTTTCGGCACCCCAGCCGAGAAGGTGGATCTCGATTTCGCCGAGAAGCGCATGCTCTGGATCAAGGAGCATTCCTCCCCGCGGGCGATGCTCCGTCACCTGCGCCCGCACAAGGCGTCAGCGCCGACCAATCGACAACTCGCCCGGCCGCGATCCGGTTACCACGACCTCTACACGGTGGCGGCCGAGAAGCTGGTGCGTCAGGGCACGGTGTTCCAGCTCGGCTCCGCCGTGTCGCGGATCAGCAAGGTCGGCGCCAAGTTTCAGATCGAGGCGGGCGGCCAGACCCTGACCGCCGACCGGGTCGTATCGACGATCCCGATCAACCATGCCCTCGACCTCTGCGGGATCGGGGCCGACGAGAACCTCACCTCGGTGACCTTGATCAGCCTGTTCTTCAGCTTCTCCGGCCGAAAGGGATTCGACTGTTCGGTTCTCTACAACTTCTCGCATAAGGGATTCTGGAAGCGTCTGACGATGTATTCCGATTTCTACGGGGCGGTCGAGGGCAGGCACTATTTCGGCGTCGAGGTGATCGCGTCCCAGGCGGGCAACAGCCTCGCGATCGCGGAGCAGGATTTCCGGTCCCACGTCGCGCAGAACCATCTGTTCGACGGCGACTTGAAGCTCGAGGGCGGCCGCTTCGTGCCGAACGCCTATCCCATCTACGTCAATGGCGCGCAGGCGCGGGTCGCCGTGGCACAGGCGAAACTGCGGGCATTCGGGATCGAGTCGTTCGGGCGACAGGGCGGCTTCGATTATCAGCCGACCGCCCGCGTCTCCACGCAGACTGCCGAGGCGCATCTGCGGCGCGCGGTCCAGCCGACCACACCGTGAGGCGACATCCTTGACCGCGGTGGCGGATGCTCGCGACCGAGGCGCGCCGAACGCAAAGGAGAGCCGGCGCTCTGATTGTTGCGTAGATGGCGAGTGCGTAATTGTTCGTACCCATGAATTTATAGTCCGATAATACGTAAAGTTGTATCAGTGAATGACGGCCAAGGTTGGGCATTGACCAACTCATTCATTGTATCAGTCATTTGCACGAGTGGATTTCGCTGCTCGACCGGGATACATGCCACCCGGGTTCCGGACTGCAGCCCCTTGTGGGCGGAGGCGGATTCTCAGGTCTGGGTGTAGCGCGCCCGTTTTGCCGATCCGGCGTTCGCTTGGGCCATGTGCCGGTTCAGCCGGTTCGGTGGGCTTGCGAGCAGGCTTGATCTGTAGGCGCGCGGAGCGGGTGGGTAGCTGTCGTGGAGAATGAGCCGAGGATTGCGGTCGTCATCACGTGCTTCAATTATGAGACCTACGTGGGCCGGGCGATCCGAAGCGTCGTCGCCCAGCAGGTGCCGGATTGTGAGCTCGTGGTCGTGGATGATGGGTCCACGGACAACTCCTGGGACGTTATCGCGCAGACCGGCGTGCGCGCCCACCGGATCGCCAACGGCGGCCAGCGGGCGGCGTGCCTGTACGGTCTCGGCCTGACCCGGGCGCCGTTCGTGCTGTTTCTCGATGCCGACGACGAGTTGCTGCCGGGGTCGCTCGACCGGATCCTCCAGGCG encodes:
- a CDS encoding glycosyltransferase, whose protein sequence is MRVAIVHYWLVGMRGGEKVVEALCKMYPQADIFTHAYAPDSISPVIKAHRIQTSFIGRLPFSATRYKSYLPLMPMALEQLDLRGYDLVISSESGPAKGIIPPSNATHICYCHSPMRYVWNMFHDYRERTGFLNRLLMPPAAHYIRNWDAISASRVHEFVANSATVARRIETYYRRSATVIYPPVDTEAFGPVPEQERGDYHLMVGELVRYKRPELAIEAFNRLQKPLVVIGGGEMLRELRSLAGPHVTMLGPQPFAVLKHHYARCQALIFPGEEDFGIVPVEAMASGRPVIAYGKGGATETVQEGVTGTFFHEQSVDALIAAIERCKAIAPRPEALVERASEFSVERFSTAMGQFIDGVLARGYQGHRPPLAGGQLDLLN
- the galE gene encoding UDP-glucose 4-epimerase GalE, which produces MAVLVTGGAGYIGSHMVLALLDAGHEEIVVLDDLSTGFDWAVPEGVKLVVGDVADQALVTQTILQHRIDALAHFAARIVVPDSVADPLGYYLANTVKTRALIEAATRAGVRHVIFSSTAAVYGEPEVVPVPEDLPLNPINPYGRSKLMSEWMIADAAAAHGFTYVVLRYFNVAGADPAGRSGQSTPDATHLIKVATQAALGRRARLDVYGTDYPTPDGSCLRDYIQVSDLAEAHRVALDHLRGGGESLTLNCGYGRGYSVLEVIEVVKRISGQDFDVRLCPRRPGDPARIVAEAGRIRSRLGWQPRHDDLDAIVAQALAWEDKLSTRNRI
- a CDS encoding sugar transferase → MSNVADQIAGQVSEAAEAVAEAVLPETPFVARGLRLDWAAKRGLDIGVAATALFLLLPLMLLIAVLVWAGDRKAPIFRHMRLGRDGRSFGCLKFRSMVTDGEGVLAAHLAASPSARAEWAATHKLSDDPRITAIGQVLRKSSLDELPQLWNVLRGEMSLVGPRPIVQAEVARYGRAFSTCFAVPPGVTGLWQVSGRSDTSYAERVALDLDYASRWSLRRDIAIMLRTVPAVLAQRGSK
- a CDS encoding MucR family transcriptional regulator; its protein translation is MNDDRDTQHLDFRHLAADIVAAYVSNNHVQAADLPTLLASVHAAVQVAAEGETSAVVASPVEKPSAAEIRRSVGRDALISFEDGKPYKTLKRHLTGRGLTPEQYREKWGLPRDYPLVAPDYAERRSLLAKAIGLGRPNAAADEPKTRGRKKTA
- a CDS encoding NAD(P)-binding protein; protein product: MIEQTASTIEHPDSAETFEAVVLGAGISGLVSAAVLHEQGYRRVLVIDEFDRYGGNHIDCAIGPYTFDIGSFIFQDDSPLLAHFPEMLPLYVPIDPTWGKLTPQGAVAGYPLSIKDDILRSGLWGCARIGLSVLYSRISRPKIGNARDFARYWIGNYLLQRSGLESYMTRFFGTPAEKVDLDFAEKRMLWIKEHSSPRAMLRHLRPHKASAPTNRQLARPRSGYHDLYTVAAEKLVRQGTVFQLGSAVSRISKVGAKFQIEAGGQTLTADRVVSTIPINHALDLCGIGADENLTSVTLISLFFSFSGRKGFDCSVLYNFSHKGFWKRLTMYSDFYGAVEGRHYFGVEVIASQAGNSLAIAEQDFRSHVAQNHLFDGDLKLEGGRFVPNAYPIYVNGAQARVAVAQAKLRAFGIESFGRQGGFDYQPTARVSTQTAEAHLRRAVQPTTP